A genomic segment from Polyangium mundeleinium encodes:
- a CDS encoding ExbD/TolR family protein, translating to MGGVDVGSEGGKKKATNAEINMVPFIDLLMCTIAFLLITAVWVTNSRINADAQVPGPASPDPITVVAPEKVLNVHIGESDFALVWKQGATVVSEVRIPKASQEAGEFVKYPDLAKKLEAEWQANANHRDPSDKKLDQAILHTDNRTPFKEVVAVLDALYATKRTVKLEGGDKDLPVFNMTFAAR from the coding sequence ATGGGCGGCGTCGACGTTGGCAGCGAGGGCGGCAAGAAGAAGGCGACAAACGCAGAGATCAACATGGTCCCGTTCATCGACCTGTTGATGTGCACGATCGCGTTCCTGCTCATCACGGCCGTCTGGGTGACGAACTCGCGCATCAATGCGGACGCGCAGGTCCCCGGGCCCGCGAGCCCGGATCCGATCACCGTCGTCGCGCCGGAAAAGGTGCTGAACGTGCACATCGGCGAGAGCGATTTCGCGCTCGTGTGGAAGCAGGGCGCGACCGTGGTGAGCGAGGTCCGCATCCCGAAGGCCTCGCAGGAAGCCGGCGAGTTCGTGAAATACCCCGACCTCGCGAAGAAGCTCGAGGCGGAGTGGCAGGCGAACGCGAATCACCGTGATCCGAGCGACAAGAAGCTCGATCAGGCGATTTTGCACACGGACAACCGCACGCCGTTCAAGGAGGTCGTCGCGGTGCTCGACGCGCTTTACGCGACGAAGCGCACGGTGAAGCTGGAGGGCGGCGACAAGGATTTGCCCGTCTTCAACATGACGTTCGCCGCGCGCTGA
- a CDS encoding serine/threonine-protein kinase produces MNEPSFARVSVGDVLFGKYRVERVLGVGGMGIVVAARHTQLDALYAVKLMHPAEIGNRQALARFFREARAAAKLRSEHVARVFDAGRTPRGIPYILLEYLEGCDLQQLGKKRECLPVAEAVLYVLHACTALVEAHAAGIIHRDLKPANLFLTHRPDGSPCVKVLDFGISKRCDARAPSGMTRTTDILGSPLYMSPEQMRSTRDVDARTDLWALGAILYRLLAGEAPFAARSLSDVYEGILEREPRPLSVRRPDVPPALDAVVRRCLRKKPDDRFPSALMLAAALAPFVPEDEAPRSLRKPSRASLPSTPAVSVLPVVAPMDPAPDDVPTSPDCRAAMNSAPTLRSVQEPTLPISTSEPTGAAWGGTWSVSARAREHGSRVVAAALLVAAVVGGGAGLWVSREEQSFATRARPASAATDAAEVAPTNVAPVAEALAGPAVPAESPKVPAPPVITGLAGCADEAEAPPGDDAKARKKEPLKRAADPFGRSRK; encoded by the coding sequence ATGAACGAGCCGTCGTTCGCGCGTGTATCGGTGGGAGACGTGCTCTTTGGAAAGTACCGTGTCGAGCGTGTTCTCGGCGTCGGCGGCATGGGGATCGTGGTCGCGGCGAGGCACACGCAGCTCGACGCGCTCTACGCCGTGAAGCTGATGCACCCCGCCGAGATCGGGAACAGGCAAGCGCTCGCGCGTTTCTTCCGGGAAGCGCGGGCAGCCGCGAAGTTACGTAGCGAGCACGTGGCGCGTGTCTTCGACGCAGGAAGGACGCCGCGGGGCATCCCGTACATCCTGCTGGAATACCTCGAAGGTTGCGATCTGCAGCAGCTCGGCAAGAAGCGCGAGTGTCTGCCCGTGGCCGAGGCCGTGCTCTACGTGCTGCACGCCTGCACCGCGCTCGTCGAGGCCCACGCGGCCGGCATCATTCACCGCGATCTGAAGCCGGCGAACCTCTTCCTCACCCACAGACCCGACGGATCGCCCTGCGTCAAGGTGCTCGATTTCGGCATCTCGAAGCGCTGCGACGCCCGCGCGCCCTCGGGGATGACCCGGACGACCGACATCCTCGGCTCGCCGCTCTACATGTCGCCGGAGCAGATGCGCTCGACGCGCGACGTCGACGCGCGGACGGACCTGTGGGCGCTCGGCGCCATCCTGTACAGGCTGCTCGCGGGGGAGGCGCCGTTCGCGGCGCGGAGCCTGTCGGACGTGTACGAGGGGATCCTGGAGCGTGAGCCGCGGCCGCTTTCGGTGCGTCGGCCCGACGTGCCCCCGGCCCTCGACGCGGTGGTGCGCCGCTGCTTGCGGAAAAAACCGGACGATCGGTTTCCCTCGGCGCTCATGCTCGCCGCCGCGCTCGCGCCGTTCGTGCCCGAGGACGAGGCGCCGCGCAGCCTGCGCAAGCCGAGCCGCGCGTCGTTGCCCTCGACGCCCGCCGTGAGCGTGCTGCCCGTGGTTGCCCCGATGGATCCGGCGCCGGACGACGTGCCGACGTCCCCCGACTGCCGGGCCGCGATGAACAGCGCGCCGACGCTCCGCTCCGTGCAGGAGCCGACGCTGCCGATCTCGACGTCCGAGCCGACGGGGGCCGCGTGGGGCGGGACGTGGTCGGTCTCCGCGCGGGCGCGGGAGCATGGCTCGCGCGTGGTGGCCGCGGCGCTGCTCGTCGCGGCCGTGGTGGGCGGCGGGGCGGGCCTCTGGGTGTCGCGGGAGGAACAGAGCTTCGCCACGCGCGCCCGCCCCGCGAGCGCCGCGACCGACGCGGCGGAGGTGGCCCCGACGAACGTCGCGCCCGTCGCCGAGGCGCTCGCCGGGCCCGCCGTCCCGGCCGAATCCCCGAAGGTGCCTGCGCCGCCGGTGATCACCGGCCTCGCGGGATGTGCGGACGAGGCGGAGGCGCCCCCGGGCGACGACGCGAAGGCCCGCAAGAAAGAGCCGCTGAAACGAGCGGCGGATCCTTTTGGTCGTTCACGCAAATGA
- a CDS encoding VOC family protein, translating into MSMNPSSPPPAEPSGLPVIRLRVDDIEAALSFYRRVFEADADDADPHALYPEGNRALVFRILGPDEGPQPTAGDVEDEDAATPRCELVVDDVEAWLERAGDAGGTVKARVVDDRGRVTYGQWRDPFGHLWALSAADR; encoded by the coding sequence ATGAGCATGAACCCGTCGAGCCCTCCCCCCGCTGAGCCCTCCGGATTGCCGGTGATCCGGCTGCGGGTCGATGACATCGAGGCTGCCCTCTCCTTCTATCGCCGCGTCTTCGAAGCCGACGCTGACGACGCGGATCCCCACGCGCTCTACCCTGAGGGCAACCGTGCGCTCGTCTTCCGCATCCTGGGCCCCGACGAGGGCCCCCAGCCCACCGCCGGCGACGTGGAGGACGAGGACGCCGCCACCCCACGATGCGAGCTCGTCGTAGACGACGTGGAGGCGTGGCTCGAGCGTGCTGGGGATGCTGGGGGGACGGTCAAGGCGCGCGTGGTCGACGATCGAGGGCGTGTGACCTATGGTCAATGGCGGGATCCCTTCGGCCACCTCTGGGCCCTGTCGGCAGCCGATAGGTGA
- a CDS encoding GHMP family kinase ATP-binding protein has product MIISRAPVRFSLGGGGTDLPAYSTRFGGYLVSAAIDKYIYVTANKRFHRDIRLAYSKTEIVSSVDRVEHPIFREALRMTGIDHSIELTSVADLPANSGLGSSSAFTVALLNALHTYKREFVSSKKLAEEACTLEIERLGEPIGKQDQYISAFGNVTAFRFEPDGSVHVEPVPVRDEVLDELESNLVIIWSGIERPARIVLSEQGQRLRELEAPVVESMHRIKEMGHETYRILTSGDIDQYGELLHVHWSHKRKLASKMTDSVIDEHYEAARKAGAIGGKLMGAGGGGFFMFYVRPQDRRRMLEAMIARGLRPLRFRFDMDGARIMANMHRS; this is encoded by the coding sequence GTGATCATTTCCCGCGCGCCCGTGCGCTTCTCGCTCGGCGGCGGAGGCACCGATCTCCCGGCGTATTCGACGCGCTTCGGGGGATACCTGGTCTCCGCCGCCATCGACAAATACATCTACGTCACGGCGAACAAGCGGTTCCACCGCGACATTCGCCTGGCGTATTCGAAGACCGAGATCGTCTCCAGCGTCGATCGCGTCGAGCACCCGATTTTCCGCGAGGCCTTGCGGATGACGGGCATCGACCATTCGATCGAGCTCACGAGTGTGGCCGATCTCCCGGCGAACTCGGGCCTCGGCTCGTCGAGCGCCTTCACGGTCGCGCTCCTGAACGCGCTCCACACGTACAAGCGCGAGTTCGTCTCCTCGAAAAAACTCGCCGAGGAGGCGTGCACCCTGGAGATCGAGCGGCTTGGCGAGCCCATCGGCAAGCAGGACCAGTACATCTCGGCCTTCGGCAACGTCACGGCCTTCCGCTTCGAGCCCGACGGCTCCGTGCACGTCGAGCCCGTGCCTGTCCGGGACGAGGTGCTCGACGAGCTCGAATCGAACCTCGTCATCATCTGGTCCGGCATCGAGCGGCCGGCGCGCATCGTCCTCAGCGAGCAGGGGCAAAGGCTCCGCGAGCTCGAGGCGCCCGTGGTCGAGTCGATGCACCGGATCAAGGAGATGGGCCACGAGACCTACCGGATCCTCACGAGCGGCGACATCGATCAATACGGCGAGCTGCTCCACGTGCACTGGTCCCACAAGCGCAAGCTCGCCTCGAAGATGACGGACTCGGTCATCGACGAGCATTACGAGGCGGCGCGGAAGGCCGGCGCGATCGGCGGCAAGCTGATGGGCGCGGGCGGCGGCGGCTTCTTCATGTTCTACGTCCGCCCCCAGGACCGACGCCGCATGCTCGAAGCCATGATCGCCCGGGGCCTCCGCCCGCTCCGGTTCCGCTTCGACATGGATGGCGCCCGGATCATGGCCAACATGCATCGATCTTGA
- a CDS encoding sugar phosphate nucleotidyltransferase: MPNVPSNDPLAPPLRRQAVVLCGGLATRMYPRTRDVPKFLLPIAGRPFGHHLLARLAEASYEEVVLCIGHLGDAIREAIGDGVAFGLRVVYADEGETRLGTAGALRRALPRLGETFLLTYGDSYLPFDYAAPLADLETHPEARGTMSVYRNEDLWDDSNCEIGASRVLRYQKRKPGEARDPALDHIDYGAIALRREVIAALPEGPNDLAPVLTALAAEGALRALVVTQRFYEIGSEAGFHELEAHLGARAEVST; encoded by the coding sequence GTGCCGAACGTCCCTTCGAACGACCCCCTCGCGCCGCCGTTGCGCCGGCAAGCCGTGGTCCTCTGCGGAGGCCTCGCCACGCGCATGTACCCGCGCACGCGGGACGTACCGAAGTTCCTCCTGCCCATCGCGGGCCGTCCGTTCGGCCATCACCTGCTCGCGCGGCTCGCCGAGGCAAGCTACGAGGAGGTCGTGCTCTGCATCGGCCACCTCGGCGACGCGATCCGCGAGGCCATCGGGGACGGCGTGGCCTTCGGGCTCCGTGTCGTGTACGCCGACGAGGGCGAAACCCGGCTCGGCACGGCGGGCGCGCTCCGGCGGGCGCTCCCGCGGCTCGGCGAGACGTTCCTCCTCACGTACGGCGACTCGTACCTGCCCTTCGACTACGCCGCGCCGCTCGCCGATCTCGAAACGCACCCCGAGGCGCGTGGCACGATGAGCGTCTACCGCAACGAGGACCTCTGGGACGACTCGAACTGCGAGATCGGGGCGAGCCGCGTGCTCCGCTACCAGAAACGAAAGCCCGGCGAGGCGCGCGATCCCGCATTGGATCACATCGACTACGGCGCGATCGCGCTCCGGCGCGAGGTCATCGCGGCGCTCCCCGAGGGCCCGAACGATCTCGCCCCCGTGCTCACCGCGCTCGCCGCGGAGGGCGCGCTCCGGGCGCTCGTCGTGACGCAGAGGTTTTACGAAATCGGCTCTGAAGCCGGGTTTCACGAGCTCGAAGCGCATCTCGGCGCCCGGGCGGAGGTCTCCACGTGA
- a CDS encoding tetratricopeptide repeat protein — protein sequence MKLHLPKSPILLVSVVVVISSFARPAAAEGTREPFAEQRAETLFRRALELMDEGRHARACPMLEESRRLDPAMGTMFRLAECYEHTERLGEAFMMYQDVATQARQRHAEDRAEVARARLAALGPRVAVVNLIVPDEALKEPDLSITWDGREIERTLWNAGIVVTTGAHVLEAAAPGKRAFRREVVVGEVGTLVDVEVPPLADELTRQLIVLHPEPLPRPMTLEDRRWLALGALVIGLGGLTMASIAGLSTSLETSGTAGDPEPGGVSMTSATAIVGMSLAGVGLFAAGSLWAPAPAGDVRFAIAPGPGGGAGVVQVSF from the coding sequence ATGAAACTTCATCTTCCGAAGAGCCCGATCCTCCTTGTCTCCGTCGTCGTGGTGATCTCGTCGTTCGCGCGGCCCGCGGCCGCCGAGGGGACGCGGGAGCCGTTCGCCGAGCAGCGGGCAGAGACCTTGTTCCGCCGCGCGCTCGAGCTCATGGACGAGGGCAGGCACGCGCGGGCCTGCCCGATGCTGGAGGAGAGCCGGCGGCTCGATCCGGCGATGGGGACGATGTTCCGCCTGGCCGAGTGTTACGAGCACACCGAGCGGCTCGGCGAGGCGTTCATGATGTACCAGGATGTGGCCACCCAGGCGCGGCAGCGGCACGCCGAGGATCGGGCCGAGGTCGCCCGCGCCCGCCTCGCCGCGCTGGGCCCGCGGGTCGCGGTGGTGAACCTGATCGTCCCCGACGAGGCCCTGAAAGAGCCCGATCTCTCCATCACCTGGGATGGGCGCGAGATCGAGCGAACCCTCTGGAACGCGGGGATCGTCGTCACGACGGGGGCGCACGTGCTCGAAGCGGCCGCGCCGGGAAAGCGGGCGTTCCGGCGTGAGGTCGTGGTGGGCGAGGTGGGGACCTTGGTCGACGTCGAGGTGCCTCCGCTCGCGGACGAGCTCACGCGGCAGCTCATCGTGCTCCACCCCGAGCCGCTCCCGCGGCCCATGACACTCGAGGATCGGCGCTGGCTCGCGCTCGGGGCGCTCGTGATCGGCCTCGGCGGCTTGACCATGGCCTCGATCGCGGGGCTCTCGACGTCGCTCGAGACGAGCGGGACGGCCGGCGATCCGGAGCCGGGGGGCGTGTCCATGACGAGCGCGACGGCGATCGTGGGGATGAGCCTCGCGGGGGTGGGGCTGTTCGCGGCGGGATCCCTGTGGGCCCCGGCGCCGGCGGGGGACGTGCGGTTTGCGATCGCGCCCGGGCCGGGCGGCGGGGCAGGGGTGGTTCAGGTGTCGTTCTGA
- a CDS encoding alpha/beta hydrolase family protein, producing the protein MRFLSWAVCFGLLVACGGNDPSSGAGGTAGSGGGGGAGGFTYTFETIGTRSAAIDTTTYEATLVAAHRSDGGTSYLMVIPAAKSPASVVVDMAPYTGIDWTGEEVDTRHATENPGPFGLYPDTDAPLDPPSTETCAYGFVSVETQIQGEAFHLLNGHAVIVAFGRFYAGGSLADDAADAAAPFHYIEAHAADFEPSRIGVHGNSWGGFMALAGVGRRPAGQSIRAVTAANPPTDFVDLYDYWMTTLPAVYPYKDELGFFEGYRRRIEAATGGPPAEDEAAFAAWRRDALCAGLDGDVVIPQDDWDTLVPVTQTESFLAACSEKARGLFWRRRTPVEYAAIHLAHGALEQEPGFPSSRTLGFLHLHRSLANESDAVLAYYEDAALRIFFQTVHDAQVDGKDITYAAPALADLLDPRVAAYDLGTTKATPGPELASALVSDIWGTPVTPADLAQGFPAP; encoded by the coding sequence ATGCGTTTCCTTTCCTGGGCCGTGTGTTTCGGGCTCCTCGTGGCGTGCGGGGGCAACGATCCCTCCTCCGGCGCCGGCGGCACGGCGGGATCGGGCGGGGGCGGCGGCGCGGGCGGATTCACGTACACGTTCGAAACGATCGGCACGCGGAGCGCGGCGATCGACACCACGACCTACGAGGCCACGCTCGTCGCCGCGCATCGCTCCGACGGCGGGACGAGTTATCTGATGGTGATTCCCGCCGCGAAATCGCCGGCCTCGGTCGTCGTCGACATGGCGCCGTACACGGGGATCGATTGGACTGGCGAGGAGGTCGACACCCGCCACGCGACCGAAAACCCCGGGCCGTTTGGGCTCTATCCGGACACGGACGCGCCGCTCGACCCGCCGTCGACCGAGACGTGCGCATATGGCTTCGTGTCCGTAGAGACGCAGATCCAGGGCGAGGCCTTTCACCTCCTGAATGGCCACGCCGTGATCGTCGCGTTCGGCCGATTTTATGCAGGCGGCTCCCTCGCGGACGACGCCGCCGACGCCGCCGCGCCGTTCCATTACATCGAGGCGCATGCGGCCGATTTCGAACCATCGCGCATCGGCGTCCACGGGAACTCGTGGGGCGGGTTCATGGCGCTCGCGGGCGTCGGCAGGCGCCCGGCGGGGCAGTCGATCCGCGCCGTGACCGCCGCGAATCCGCCGACCGATTTCGTCGACCTCTACGATTACTGGATGACCACGCTCCCCGCCGTGTATCCGTACAAGGACGAGCTCGGCTTCTTCGAGGGATACCGGCGGCGCATCGAGGCGGCCACGGGCGGCCCGCCGGCGGAAGACGAGGCGGCTTTTGCGGCATGGCGGCGTGACGCCCTCTGCGCCGGGCTCGACGGCGACGTGGTGATCCCCCAGGACGACTGGGACACGCTGGTGCCGGTCACGCAGACGGAGTCGTTCCTGGCCGCGTGCAGCGAAAAAGCGCGGGGGCTCTTCTGGCGCCGCCGCACGCCCGTGGAGTACGCGGCGATTCACCTGGCCCACGGCGCGCTGGAGCAAGAGCCCGGATTCCCGTCGTCGCGGACCCTCGGGTTTTTGCACCTGCACCGCTCGCTTGCGAACGAATCCGACGCGGTGCTCGCCTACTACGAGGATGCCGCGCTGCGTATCTTCTTCCAGACGGTCCACGATGCCCAGGTCGACGGCAAGGACATCACGTACGCCGCGCCCGCGCTCGCCGACCTGCTCGATCCACGCGTCGCCGCCTACGATCTCGGGACGACGAAGGCGACCCCCGGGCCGGAGCTCGCGAGCGCCCTCGTGAGCGACATCTGGGGAACGCCGGTCACGCCGGCGGACCTGGCCCAGGGCTTCCCCGCGCCCTGA
- a CDS encoding TetR/AcrR family transcriptional regulator, which yields MSSLRASRLRAATATLPPSSVPEGPRRRILEVALQLFASEGFHGTSVRDIAKPLELQPSALYAHFPSKEHVLAELVRVGHEVHAVTLQAALRDAGDDPLEQICALVRAHTLLHATYPHLSVVVNEEIYALTADLAAPALAIRAQSLALVREVLVRGVAMGRFSVPDEVATAAALSAIGVRLPYWYAPSEALSLDELADVHVELSLRMLRAYRSPGGRRA from the coding sequence ATGAGCTCCCTCAGGGCTTCACGTCTGCGCGCAGCAACGGCGACCCTCCCGCCGTCCTCCGTGCCCGAGGGCCCGCGACGGCGGATCCTGGAGGTGGCCTTGCAGCTCTTCGCGAGCGAGGGCTTCCACGGCACGTCGGTCCGCGACATCGCGAAGCCGCTGGAGCTGCAGCCGAGCGCGCTGTACGCGCACTTCCCCTCGAAGGAGCACGTGCTCGCGGAGCTCGTCCGCGTGGGCCACGAGGTGCACGCCGTCACCTTGCAGGCGGCGCTGCGCGACGCGGGCGACGATCCGCTCGAGCAGATCTGCGCGCTCGTCCGGGCCCACACCCTCCTGCACGCGACCTATCCGCACCTTTCGGTGGTGGTCAACGAAGAGATCTACGCCCTGACGGCCGATCTCGCTGCCCCGGCGCTCGCCATTCGCGCGCAATCGCTGGCGCTCGTCCGGGAAGTCCTCGTGCGCGGGGTGGCGATGGGACGGTTTTCCGTGCCCGACGAGGTGGCGACCGCCGCGGCGCTCTCCGCGATCGGCGTGCGCCTCCCGTACTGGTACGCGCCGTCCGAGGCGCTCTCCCTCGACGAGCTCGCCGACGTGCACGTCGAGCTCTCCCTTCGAATGCTGCGCGCCTACAGGAGCCCGGGCGGCCGGCGTGCCTGA